The nucleotide window TTATATCGCTGACCCTCTCGATTTGGGACGCGCCTGGTGGGGCGAACCCAACGTTGTGGTCTGTGCCGGACACACGGCTTGTGCCGGACATACTGTGGTCATCCCTCGATAGACCACGGGTAACGGTCGCGAACACGCGACTACACAGTGGGGGGAGGAAGGAACAATGGTTACCGATTCACTACAGACTGACACCGAAGTCGTCGATCAGACGCCGCAAGAACAGCTCGAAGAGATAACTGGTGGGGTGCGCGAAGTTTCCGAACAATCCGAGACTGAGGCCCTCTCGAAAGACGTGGTCTTCGAGATTTTGAAAAATCAACGACGACGTGACGCCCTCAGATTCCTGAAAGCAAACGACGGTGAAGCGAAGCTCGGTGACATGGCCGAGTTCATCGCAGCGAAGGAAAACGACATCGAGATTAAAGCACTCTCGTCGAGTCAACGAAAGCGCGTGTATATCGGTCTGTATCAGTGCCATCTCCCGAAGATGGACTCGTCCGGTATCGTCGACTTCGATAAGAATCGCGGCGACATCACGCTTCTCGAAACTGCGAAACAACTCGACCAGTATCTCGACGGCGATATTGTCACCATGCAGGAACAGTCAGACCAGTCCGCGGGTCTCATCTCGTCGTCAAAGCGAAACCTAACCATCGCCGCTGGCGTTGCCGCGACTGTCTCGGCAGGATTGCTTGGCATTCCCGGCCTCGAACAGGTCCCTACCGCAGGATGGGCTGTCTTGAGTACTGCGACACTCATGGCTATCACCGCGATGGAGTCGTACAAAGACAAACTCCACGTGTGAGCCGCCTGCGCACCTGACGGTTCGGGCACTTCATCGCCAAACTCCGTTTTTTGACGACTTCGTCGCTAGCTGTATCCCGTCCGTTCGACTCCCCAACAATTAACGCTCTCCGAACCATCGCCGCTTCTGATTTCACTATATTCACTCTCTGCGAGTGATTCACATTTGTTTCCTTAATTTGAACCCGGATTCTAGAATTGTCCGTATAACAATCCCCATCGCCCGCCCTGTCTCTCCTATGACTTACTCACGTCCACGGTCACGTTTCGAGCACGTCTCTGGGTCGGGAGGGGGCCGATGAACGACCGCGTCACCGAGGCAGTCGTTCTTGCGGCCGGTGAAGGGCGGCGGCTCCGGCCGCTGACCACCTTCCAGCCGAAGCCGATGCTCCCGGTTGCGAACCGCCCGGTCGTAGAGTACGTCCTTGACTCGCTTTTCGAGTGCGGCATCGAACACGTGGTCGTCGTCGTCGGCCACCGTGCCGACCGCATCCAGACACACCTGTCTGCGACGTATCCCGACGCCGACATCGACTTCGTCCAGCAGGACTCCAGACTCGGAAGTGGACACGCACTCCTGCAAGCTGACACCCAACTCGACGGTCCGTTCGTGGTCTGCAACGGCGACAACGTCGTCAACGCTGACATCGTCTCGAAGGTGCTCGAACGCTTCTCGATGACCAACTCGGTTGCGACGGTCGCTGTCGCCCAGTCCGACACGCCCGAAGAGTACGGCGTTGTAGTCGAAGACAACGGCCGAATATCCGATATCGACGAACACGCCGTCGACAGCGAGAGTTACCTCGTCAACGCCGGTGTCTACGTTTTCGACACGACCGTCTTCGATGCACTCCGGCGTATTCCGCCACAAGACGGCGAGATACGACTACCGGAGGTCGTACAGTACCTCGACAGTCCCGTTACGTCTGTTCTCGTCAGCAGCGGTTGGCTCGACCCCTCACACCCGTGGGGACTTCTCTCCGTCACTGAGTCGCTTCTTGCGCGCCGGCACGCGTCGGTGATAGCGGATTCCGCGCGGATTCACGGGCGCGCACTTGTCGAAGAACCAGTCATCGTCGGTGACGACTGCGATGTCGGGCCGGGCGCAGTCATCAGCGCCGGGTCGTGCCTCCAGAACAACGTCACCGTCGGTGCGAACACCGTCATCGAGCGGTCCATTCTCTCGACTGACGCCCGAATCGGCGCTGGTGTCGTCCTCCGCGACTCCGTCGTCGGTCCCGGCGCACACGTCGGTGATGGCGTTATCTCGCCGGGCGGGCAGGCAGATGTTATCCTCGAAGGGCGACTCTACACTGACCGCCGCCTCGGGAGCATCATTGGCGACCGCGCCGAAGTCGGTGCGAACGTCACGCTCACACCGGGGAGCCGCGTCGGTGCTGAGGCTGTCGTCGGAGAGGGAACGGTCTTACACGGCGATGTCCGCGAGCGCGT belongs to Haloferax mediterranei ATCC 33500 and includes:
- a CDS encoding DUF7344 domain-containing protein; translated protein: MVTDSLQTDTEVVDQTPQEQLEEITGGVREVSEQSETEALSKDVVFEILKNQRRRDALRFLKANDGEAKLGDMAEFIAAKENDIEIKALSSSQRKRVYIGLYQCHLPKMDSSGIVDFDKNRGDITLLETAKQLDQYLDGDIVTMQEQSDQSAGLISSSKRNLTIAAGVAATVSAGLLGIPGLEQVPTAGWAVLSTATLMAITAMESYKDKLHV
- a CDS encoding sugar phosphate nucleotidyltransferase; translation: MNDRVTEAVVLAAGEGRRLRPLTTFQPKPMLPVANRPVVEYVLDSLFECGIEHVVVVVGHRADRIQTHLSATYPDADIDFVQQDSRLGSGHALLQADTQLDGPFVVCNGDNVVNADIVSKVLERFSMTNSVATVAVAQSDTPEEYGVVVEDNGRISDIDEHAVDSESYLVNAGVYVFDTTVFDALRRIPPQDGEIRLPEVVQYLDSPVTSVLVSSGWLDPSHPWGLLSVTESLLARRHASVIADSARIHGRALVEEPVIVGDDCDVGPGAVISAGSCLQNNVTVGANTVIERSILSTDARIGAGVVLRDSVVGPGAHVGDGVISPGGQADVILEGRLYTDRRLGSIIGDRAEVGANVTLTPGSRVGAEAVVGEGTVLHGDVRERVEVTH